In the genome of Carya illinoinensis cultivar Pawnee chromosome 13, C.illinoinensisPawnee_v1, whole genome shotgun sequence, the window TGAtgagaattatatatatgttgttttaGAGCATTATTAGTGAGCTAAGCATAATCATATTTTGGCCAAAATTTAGTTAACTTTCACAATACACATCTACATCAAACTCAATACTTGTACAGTAAATTTAGCCATTCCCTTTTTAACTGCTGGCCAAATAATTTTTTGgccttaaaaaaattctttctgcTTGTATCTTTTCAAACgcacaaaatcacaaaacacaTCTCCTAGAACATAATCCACATGCTTTTTTCACTAGCCACTGTTGAAAACACATCTCctatgactattttttttttttccttgaaattGGATTCTCTGAACTCTGTGAAATAAGCTTTTTAagcaataatataaaatgatctATATGAACCCTTCTTTTTTACGTAGCAAGAGATAAGaatgcattgatatcgcataaATCATAGATTCATAGTTATGATTGTGTTTTTTGACAACCatataagaataatataaacgttagaaaattaatgtgtactttaattataacaaattaaaattagaattaaaatgaatgaagatgagaaagttgatattttaatagaatatcaataatttaaaaattttgttatttggtGTTATTGAAAAGTTGGTAGCTAAAATTATAAAAGTGAAATTTCTAATTATCAAAATTTggccaaaaaatattttggctTAGGCCACTACTAATGCTCTTAAGACGTGCAAGTCTCTCGCATTCTCTTTAAAagaagtagataaatataagatttacattaaaaaaattattttttaaataatagatcctaatttttttaaaaataaaatattgtataatatatgATTGTATTTAGCATTATTTATATTCAATATATCATTGATGTAAAAgtcttttataataattatcaaaaaatatatatatattcatacttaaattttttctataattataacTGGTCgtataatatatgatatcacaTGAACGGTTTATAGGAAATGTAACTTTTTAATGATGCAAGCCTTTGAACTAAACGTGAAGAATTTGGGCCAATATCTACGCACGTATCGAGTATTTTTATTAGTATGTCCTTTTCAATTTTCACATACGCTATTGTACCTAGCTTTGGATGAAATGAGCTGGGCCCCAAGTGTGAAGTACTAGAACCAGCATTTGAAGTTGCTGGGAAGGATCGAACATGCAGATGAGGTCGTTGCCGCGTGGCTTTAGGCTCCATTAGcaggataataaaattatcaCGTAGACTCGATCGTACCGCGCATGCGCATACATGACCCATGGTGGGTAAATCAGAGACTGGGTCCTTTTGTGTTTGGTATTCTAAAGGCGCGTACGTGTTCCGTTCTACCAATTTCTTCGGCGAAACAACGTGCgtggtttcttttttatttatttgagcatGACCTTAATAGCACAATATTATCAGTTACGAATAGATAGAAAAGACTTAATTACATCGTGAAAAGTTAAATGaattctaataattaaaaaaagagaggacataaataataaaaattttaatacaattatttttatatattttttacgtaTTATATTAAAGTGATTgaccataatatttttttaaaataaaataattattttaatcaatcacattataaaatatataaaaaatataaaaataattatacgtaacataactttataaataatacaaatctaactaattatttaaaaaataaataaagttattatataagatttacatatttaaaatatatatatatatatatgagatttacATACATGAGAAGCAAATATCATATCCGCCAATCTATATCATGTaaatgtaaaagtatttattgCATGCCAAACTCTCTGGTCAACAAGGGTAAAGACATATTCTTGCCTTTTGTTGCCTTACTTTACTTGCTGTCGGCAAGGATAGCTTAACCTTAGTACGAACTACGAGCATGCGCCTGACTCTGTCATTCCAGACATGCAGTACCCCTCACATCCAAAGTCAAACTCCGAAATCACCCACCAATTTCTCCTCGGAAAACGTTaaacttactttttatttataatttgtatataattatataaaaagaataatattattttaaattttattttaactttattaatgatttgatgtgtttaaatataatataaaaatattattatacttaaaattatttataaattgtaaACAGATTAGTGGTGTATAATTACCCTTCCGCCCTCAACTCAGGAGGCTGCCCGCCGAATCTGACGATAATCAATTCACTATTATTTGTATCTCTTTTATCAATTTCATTCTCTGTGTTTTTATGtaacatcaaataattataaaaaaaataaattaataaataatttttttaatcattaagagaaatataataagagaaatgatttttataatcGTGATTGTGCAAGTGGCGtgtagtcattttaaaaaaaataaattaatatggacctacatgaaaaaaaaattaactttttaatcgtagaccccactcttttttaaaatgattgtgtaacgtttataattttacgactgtatgtagcattgcttatataataattaaaatgagttgatatATAATAATTCTCAATACTTATATTTACTTgtttaatctattaattaaCATGTAAAATTAGAATGTCAAATCTTAGATTTTAGTATTTCTTAAATTATAcacccacatatatatatatatatgtgtgtgtgtgagcacTGCTATATAGTAACTCTATATCTAATACATTAgtgtaaaataataaagaataaaatagtaaatttatatattttaatagtatGAAAAAGTGTGAGGCTTAGATTTtctgtatatatgtatatatattacacgGAAATACGCATTCATATACCCGTTGCAATCGCACGCACCGTTTAAACCTCGCCGCAGCCAGTCATGATATGACCGTTCCTTCGTCTGACTCTTGACTTCCTCGCTTCTACGCTTGCTATATAATACTCGTTTTTCTTCCCAAAACTGCTGCAGCGAACACCTCACAGACGTACTGGTTTCTCATCCTCCTATTCCTTCCTAACTTTCTGGCCCTTTTTTTTCCCGGTTTTTGCGGAGTCTTCGAGGTTTTCCACTTAACACCCATCGCCGAAAgaatactagtactatattttcCACAATCAAAATTAAAGCCATTACCAGGGAGGTTTTTATTTTCGGATGAAAGAATCTTGCCGGAGTAGAGTTATCCAGGATGTCAAATATACCGACCTCACTCTCTGAAATTTGCCTCACTCTCTCCCGTCTCACCATGTCCGTCGCCGACCCATGGCCTTTTTCTTGAACCCCGTCGCCCGCTAGAGAAATACTTCTCCCTCATAAGAACAAAACGCCCATTTCATTATATTCACCGTCACCCAGAGCGTACTGCGTACGTACGTACGATGAGAGAGTTCAGAGGCTTCAAGCTCGGGAAACGCCTGGTCCAGGCCTCCAAATGGATCGCTCGTAAATCCCGGATCCGACCTAAATACCATCGTCTGAACCCGCCGCCGCCCCCAGCAACGTCGAGCAAACCCAAACTGAAGCACATCTCGAAACTCATCACCTGGGGCCAGCGTTTAACTTGCGGGGCGAAGACTCTGTGTTGTAGCAGACCCGGGTCGAATTACATACCCTTAGGGCTTGACCCGGTCCAAGAGAAGAAGGTGACGGTGCCGAAGGGGCACCTGGCGGTCTACGTTGGCCAGGAAGACGGCGACTTTCGCAGGGTTTTAGTTCCCGTGATTTACTTCAACCATCCTCTGTTTGGTGAGCTTCTGAGGGAGGCCGAGGAGAAGTACGGATTTCAGCACGAAGGCGGGATTACGATCCCCTGCCGGATGGCAGAGTTCGAGAGGGTCCAGACTCGTATAGCCGCCGGCAGCGGTGGTTCCCGGCGGCTGACCTGGAAGCGCCACCATTGAAAGAGACATAGGGAGAGAGATTGTGCGGTGGTTGAACTGAGTTATGATGACGACGATAAAAGATTCCAAACTGATTGTGATGATGatgtttttgaattttgtttgtTACAGCAGTGCTTCGCTGCTTTAGACAGCTTACTTTGTTTTACTTTTccgttgttttctttttaatctttttcataCGTGTTATGGtggattagatttttttttagcagTGATGGACAGGATTTTAGACGTAagtaaatatatgatttattttagtatattgttgttgtttttttgttctttttctctaGAAATAGACATTTATACtaattatacaaataaaaaaaatgctgataaaataaaacaactattgaTCAATACGAATAATATTGTACGTTGGTATTTACCTTTTGAATACTTaaaactaattattttaatttaagcgGTCGAATTTGTATATATAGGTGATCAAACGTCGTCCACCAATATAATAAACTTTCAACTACCATTAATTACAATGGTTTTTTTCAGATAGTTTCATTTTCGCTCTACTCATCCTAATGGCTAcgagtatatattatattgagcgctctataaataaaagaattatataaaaggaaatttataaactaatcatatagttttatgtgattttttagacctattttaagataaaagtaattttataatttgacatatcacatcaaatcatgtcattttgtgagtttattttgtataatttatttgtagttaAAGTATTATAAATcaagaagaaatattttttataaagtaattaAATTTGATGGAGTCTAGTCAAATTTTACGTGTATATATCTTCTGGATCTAAGCCCGATTGATTTAAATTACATGCAAGGAGGAATCATTTAAGCTGAAATGTTAGAAATGTCCACATTGGAGTTGCTCTTGTTATCACCTTGATGAAAACATCAATACCCAATATTTCAATCCTCATATACACAAACAAACATAGtactactgttttttttttttttttttccctcttaattaaaataataacattaattaATGTGTATGAAGTTAAGGAATATGGGAAACCAACTAATTAAATAGTTTTCGATTAAAATTAATGATCTCTCgatatttagtatattttaagAGTAATAACAGTACCAAATGTAATCACAATATTGACcatatataatttaaagagAATCTTGTCCTTCTTGATCGCGCGTGTAATAATGTTATACCATGatcaatattttgatattttttttctgaaGTCCTACTTTTCTGATTTCATGTTGTCCATAGGAGTCCCTATTATCCATGATGGACAATATTCTTTTTTCCTATGAAAAAAATGGGTCGATTATTCAGTCGGAATGGGTGTGCCATTTAAAGATGTATGGACGAAAGTTTTCAACTTCTCTGGCCTCTCTCAAGCCAGTCTAAATCGAAGCACATCATTCAATGTCGTGCCAATTAAGTACTCTTCCTCTCCCACAACTTGTTTATAACGATCAATTGCAATTTGCATGGTCCTGCAAGAATGATGATCggaaaaatagaataatttccACGTAAAGCGCGCGTTGGTTGAAAGATTCACAGTCAATGGTATTAATGAAGTtgggtatttatatatatatatatatatatacctttttttaagtgtattttacCGATCGATTGGAAAACATGCATTATAATAATAAGCTTTGTCATAGTAGGATGTGGGTCGTATTCAAGTTGCATAATTACTTCCATATATACAATGATCttagaaattaaattttctaGCATATGTGGCGGAAATATTAGGATATTGTGGGTCGTAATCAAGTTGCAATCACGCACAATGTGCGtctaataaatttccataaTGAAGGCATGATGCATTAGCGGTAGACTTGACCTTTTCATGAAATGGTCCAGCCCATGCAGGCACTAATAATTATTTGCCTATCGTTTTtagtaatttataatatatatgcaaatGTTCTTTGcagtaaaatatttctcaaaccatacatatatacatatatatctttatatataaaaagtacctATGAAAcgaatttttattgttttaacagAAATTTGTTGTTTTATTGTTAGTTTCATTGTTCCCATTAAAGTTAACTCCGTTTATTAAATCTGtctaaattcatttattatcttgTATTTAATTTCTTCCGTATATTTACGTCTTCTCTTTAATTTCATTCATTCGTTTCTCTCTCCAAAATCAATTTATCTAGCACAACGCACGACCTAGGGCAAAATCTGTCTAGATCTACAACGACACCAACAAAAAATACTCGAATCCATCATGATACCCACCACGCACAAATCTTccgaaaattttgaaaaaaaaaattctgaccTTTGAGATGCACGACAATGGTGGGTTGGTTCAGGTCGTGAGGGAGAAAGAAAAGTCGGTGTTGGTTGGGGAAAGAGGGTATGGCCGATGGATGGAGGTCTAGTGTGCACGTGGATGACGGCGAGCGGTCGTCGATGGCGGATCTGAgggaggaaagagagaaaagagatgagAGAAGCCGTCCATGCGAGGGAAGAGAAAGGGGCATTAGGCCTCGAGCTGGGGGTGGAGGAAGAGCTCGATGGTGGGAGAGATGAGCaaacagagagggagagatcaATTTGAAGGAGAACTGCTCACTGAAGGATATAAATGCGACGGAGGCTCGGCCTGAGGATGGCGTGACTAAACAACGGCGAAGAAGCACTAAGGAAGAAATGTCGAGTGGCCTCCATCGAGAGCAGTGGCTTTGATGGTGCACCCTCTTCTCCCCCACAACCTCCTTTCCACCACTAAGGCCCAGGTCATTGAAGAAGTCGGAGTCAATGGACAGGCTACAGAAGTGGTGACCCATCTGTTTGACTGTGGGCTTGGCAATGGCGTTGGACTAGTTGGGGTTGCCAGACTCGTCGGATGAATCTACGGCCATAACCACGCCACTTGCCGTGGGGAAAGGGGAAGGGAAATAGGAGAGGTCGAGGTCGGTGGGGTCGAAAAGGAGGAGATCGTCCAAGTTGGGGAAGCGGAAAGAGGTGTCGGAGTGGGCCCGACGGTGGTGGGACCCTCTGTGGGGTGTCTCTGGTATCTGCTTGATGTCCACTACCGCCGGTGGCTTTCTGGTGAACTGCAGGTTCATTTTCTCAATGGTGGTTTGGTCATGGTGTTTTTGAGGGGCGAGGGacaaagaaatatgaaaagaaagatgTCGTGTCGGGGTGCCAACGAAGGAGAAAGTGCGAGTTGAGATTGAGAAGGATTTCATCCCAAAGATCTTTTCAAGTATCAACTCAACATTGTACCTTTGGGAGttgtttttatctttctttttactAAGAATAGGTGAGTTTGGTCTAAATtctataaatatcatattatttattaagtataattatataaatattttcttttaaaaaaggtgcttttatataaaaaatgtaaatccaatcaaatattttagagtttatcccatatatttatattgaaaaataatttaactataAAAGGATTAcattaaattcacaaattgatgtgatttgatatgttatgtcagattataaaattatttttattataaagtaatctaatgaattttataaaactatatcaatttatggatttactttatataatttctttgtgtTTGTAACAGTTCTCATTTGTATTTATTCAAAAAGTCCTAAAAATATGGAATGAAATAATAAGGATTTAAGCTTTTCAACGCACTATCATTAAGGACTCAATTTTGTAAATTATGATAGCAATAGAATCATGTTTTAAGCAATATGTGTGTGGATGGCTGATGGCTTAGATGCAATGCTTCAATACTTTCTCAGCAGAGTAATGATACACGTGTATATTTTTTagcaatatttttatattgaagatatttttgtaaaatgatattaattttataaattattttataaaaatactttttatttaaaacaagttATATTGTATACTATTATCCCATTTATGTGGTATAAATTGATCAAATGTTTTTCATTAATTAtcagattattttttaatttttaaaacaagaaatttaTGAATAAAAAGTAGGATATAAAGAAACAAGTACTTATGTTTCTTTATATTAAATGAATGCTTgcttaaaagaataaaaataaaaataaaaataaaaataatacgaTGTGAGCAATGTGGGCTAGACATGGTTTTGAAGCATAGAAAAGAAGGGTTTGAAAGGGATTCAATGGTATTAAGCTATGTGGGCACAACCTGTATTCCATCAACAGCCCATCATCTCCCAAAATAccatatagttatttttttagaagtgataaaaagataaatatattataaaatctaaacacattaatataaaagttttaaaaaattaatattatgtcATTAGTTTTGTATAAATTGTTAACAAATTGTctccaaatcatttttttttaatctatatcAAACATGTTAATTAATAACCTCTAAAAAAAGAACCTATAAATGTACTTAAGCATCTTTAGGCactgtttggatagtaaaaatatttcatctcataattacaactttatcaaatcttcatacaaaatataataaataattcaattttttcaaattttaaaataataataatattaaaaaaataatattataataatattttatttatctttcaattttcatttcaactcatttaatTTTAACTCACTATTCAAATGACACCTAAGGAATGTTTGGAAACATATCTTATTTAATCTCAttccatctcattttctttccaaacattattcaaacacaTATGCTTTCAAACTATTCATTAAAAATTTGGAAATGAATTTAGACAGATTTAGCAAACGGAATTAACTTTAACGGGaactgttgaactcaaggtttcaagtttcatgtgattataaatctacacatggattttgatgataacaaatgaattcaaagaataaaaaagtctcaagctcaagttgtctacacaatggagtcaagcacatcaaggaaacaagcatgagcaagaagggaacaagttcacattaaaattatagagtaatgttgtaaatctcttcaaaattcgaaattaggattaatgctcaaaattaatattttatcataaagcattaaaatacattttccacatgtgcatgaatatttttgaaaattaaatttgaaaattttgaaagatgattgattgtcatcttttgcatgtgcatgccttgattaaagggttgaactttgaaaatattaaagatgattgattgtcatctttcacatgtgcatgttttatttgaatattttcaaaagtggttgatacttttttagacttatacaaaaagtaaaagattaggtttgaattttttgaaaatgaaagtgtgttcattttgtcatatgccaaaagtaaaagattaggtttgatttttttgaaaaagtgaatgatgttgtctttgacaattgaaaaagaagaaccttttatttgaattctttgaaaaaaatgaatgatgttgtctttgacaattgaaaaagaagaaccttttatttgaattttttgaaaaagtgaatgatgttgtctttgacatgtgaatctttttaaatttgaatatgaagtctcatatgcctataaatagatcaattgagagcttcacattcacaacaccaagagcatacaacattcattcaaagctttcattctctcttctctaaacattgagccttaatccttgttcattttgagagatatagcttgcgctgtattgttcttatttcactcgttgaggagtgttttctgataacctacccactatcagcttttgtatcagaaaaagggtgtgtataacccttgtgtgtgtagaaagtattctacacagggaatagttgaatcaccacgtgtaaggtgattgcaagtgtagagggtgttctacacggatcctttgtagcggtgttgttcaaaggtgtaataggtttctatctccacctgaaggaggttgaatagtgaatttgggaatcctcaaggggtagcttgaggcgaggacgtaggcagtggggccgaacctcgttaacatactgagtttgcttctctcttacccttactctttatatttattgttatttcatattttgtttatattttatattatatatttgatttataattgttattttttttaatacaactcaattcaccccccctcttgtgttagtcatctgggcaacaattggtatcagagctagttgacctgtactgttcatacaggcagatcactcatgggaactctcgcttgtgactgtgtcaccgaagcaagactctccgaccataagtgacggtgcaccggtagagacggtggccggctagtctggtaggtacaattgttaggtgacataggtgcggcctatgatcagtaacaattggtatcagagctaagagctctattataagattaactatcttttgagttaagatcttatggctaacattgcagcttcatttggtgaaggtcaatctagtagtcggcctccactcttttgtggagataattactcattctggaaagttagaatgagaatatttcttcaagctcaaggtagagaaatatggaaatgtattgtaaatggaccttatattccaacaaaagtggttggtggagtaaaggtcaaaaaggaagaagaagagtttgatcgtgaagacgatagactttatactttaaatttaactgctatgaatttattatataatgctcttaatggaaatgagtttaatagaataatgaattgcgctacggcaaaggaaatttgggataacttggaagtaacctatgaaggaacttcgcaagtcaaggaatcaaaaatttatattcttactcatgaatatgaaatgtttaagatgaatgatgatgaatctatttctagtatgcacactcgttttactaacatcataaacagcttgacagctcttggcaaagtttattccaaggtggagatagtaagaaaaattctcaactctttaccaaaacgttgggaatcaaaagttacagcgattcttgaagctagagacctcaagaagctcgaagtcaatgaactcatcgggtcacttatcacccatgagtacacattgaaaagaggagaagaagaaggaaaaccaaagaagagcttagcacttaaagctgttcctcatgaaagtgaaagtgatgaagatgaggacaatgacgataaagatgaagaagttgcgatgataacaagaagaattcagaagttcttgaagaaaaatagaactcctccgaggaaatctttcaaaaagttttccaagaaagattcaggtaaaaacgacactttaatttgttataaatgcaataaacctggtcatatcaagccagattgtcctctgctaaagaaagatcgaaacaagggcaagaaagcaatgaaagctacatgggatgatgattcaagtagctcagatagtgaagcaagcaatgaagaatcagcaaatctttgtcttatggctaaagatgacattgaggtaacaaatcttgataatattgaaaatccttcatatgaagaattgcaaaatgttttagaagagatttatgaggaatttgaaaaattgggtatcaagtatactgctttgaaaaagaaaaattcttctttaacaaacgaaattgaaattttaagaaaagaaagtatcattttgaaagatgaaaatcttgaattgaataagaagaaaaccgatttagaaaatattattgaaaactttacgaatggaaaaagaaattttgaaaaacttcttggtagtcaaagatgtgtttttgacaaggcaggtttgggatatatgccaaaacaaaaatacaaaccttataaaaatttctttgataatcattctacctcaaagactaatattcaaaattcttttcataaaaataattttgtcaaaaaaggatattattataatcattcaagtttttcatatatgtcacatgctatttgtaatttttgtaatagaaatggtcataattatcatacttgtcctattagaagaaatcatacaatgactattagggccatatgggtacctaaaaatcttgtttcttctaatactaataaataaaggacccaaagaacttgggtaccaagaaaaatcattttaattgtttttataggtatgcatgaagtcatccacaagcaaaaataagtggtttttagatagtggatgttcaagacacatgacgggagacaagactaagttctttgatcttagatctaaagaagaaggacacgtgacatttggagacaactcgaaagggaagatcgtgggaataggtaaaattggtaatgaatcttctctcataattgaagatgttctacttgttgaaggtttaaaacataatcttttgagcataagtcaattatgtgataaaggatttacagttacttttaaaatggataaatgcattattttgaatgatcatgattgtaatatttgttttattgcttttagaaacaataatgtttatacaattgattttgaagaaattacctcacaagatgctatttgcttgtcagctcaaaatgaaactagttggttatggcatagaagattaggttatgccaacatggaacttatttccaaactttcaaaaaatgatcttgtgagaggtttaccaaaaacatattttcttaaagacaaaatttgtgatgcatgtcaatttggtaaacaaacaaaaacttcttttaaaactaagaaacatatttccactactagaccattgcaactgatacacatggatctttttggaccaaatagagttgcaagtctaggaggaaaatattatgcatttgttattgttgatgatttctctagatatatttgggtcatctttcttgctcataaagatgaggcacataatgcctttaccaagttatgcaagagaattcaaaatgaaaagggctatactatttcaagtatccgaagtgataggggaaaagagtttgttaataaaaatattgaaacattttgtgatgaaaacggttttattcataatttttctgctcctcgaactcctcaacaaaatggggtagtagagaggaaaaatagatctcttcaagagatggcaagaacaatgctcaatgagaacaacttgcctagttatttttgggccgaagcggtaagtactgcatgttatgttataaatagagttatgttaaggtctaaattagataaaaccccctatgagctttggaatgagaaaaagcccaacattggttactttcatgtatttggatgcaaatgttttattttgaatgacagagataatttaggcaagtttgatgcaaaatctgatgaaggtatttttctcgggtatt includes:
- the LOC122290748 gene encoding auxin-responsive protein SAUR36-like; this encodes MREFRGFKLGKRLVQASKWIARKSRIRPKYHRLNPPPPPATSSKPKLKHISKLITWGQRLTCGAKTLCCSRPGSNYIPLGLDPVQEKKVTVPKGHLAVYVGQEDGDFRRVLVPVIYFNHPLFGELLREAEEKYGFQHEGGITIPCRMAEFERVQTRIAAGSGGSRRLTWKRHH